The following are from one region of the Acidobacteriota bacterium genome:
- a CDS encoding acetate kinase, with amino-acid sequence MNILVLNCGSSSVKFQLIETDLDLIAANQDRKLAQGVIERIGGEAIITTRVTGRESERQTLPVRNHKTAVEWILRWLCSEEAAIPDISTLGDVHAVGNRVVHGGDYFHESVRISDDVLRKIEECIELAPLHNPANLKGIAAVRDVLGKGIPQVAVFDTAFHQTLPDYAYLYAVPYQFYRRHRIRRYGFHGTSCRFVAYRYRQLLGIEREQVNIVALHLGNGCSITAIHEGKSVDTSMGFTPLEGLVMGTRSGDLDPAIIEFLSAKEGLSVSEVDAVLNRHSGLLGISGLTNDMRELLDEERENNDRRARLAIEIFCYRVRKYIGSYLVAMGGADAIVFTGGIGENSADIRNRICTGLDFVGLTLDPKLNATIIGGAEGRISSENARLAAYVIPTNEELLIARDTVRCITAK; translated from the coding sequence ATGAATATTTTGGTTTTGAACTGCGGCAGCTCATCTGTCAAGTTTCAATTGATTGAAACTGATCTGGATTTGATTGCCGCTAATCAGGATCGAAAGCTGGCCCAGGGTGTCATCGAACGCATCGGCGGCGAAGCAATCATTACCACTCGGGTCACTGGCCGGGAAAGTGAACGTCAAACACTCCCGGTCAGAAACCATAAAACCGCCGTTGAATGGATCTTGCGCTGGTTGTGCTCTGAAGAAGCTGCGATTCCTGATATTTCAACTTTAGGTGATGTCCACGCGGTTGGAAATCGAGTGGTTCACGGCGGTGACTATTTTCATGAATCTGTCAGAATTTCCGATGACGTGCTTCGAAAAATAGAGGAGTGCATTGAACTGGCACCGCTGCATAACCCGGCCAATCTCAAGGGGATTGCCGCCGTTCGGGATGTACTGGGAAAAGGAATTCCGCAGGTGGCGGTGTTTGACACGGCATTTCATCAAACGCTCCCGGATTATGCCTATCTGTATGCAGTTCCCTATCAATTTTACCGGCGGCATCGAATTCGGCGCTATGGATTTCACGGAACCTCCTGCCGGTTTGTGGCTTATCGGTATCGGCAATTGCTCGGGATTGAACGCGAACAGGTCAATATCGTGGCGCTTCATTTGGGCAATGGCTGTTCGATCACCGCCATCCACGAAGGCAAATCGGTGGATACTTCAATGGGGTTTACACCGCTCGAAGGTTTGGTGATGGGAACCCGCTCTGGGGACCTCGACCCGGCCATTATTGAATTCTTATCAGCTAAAGAAGGACTTTCGGTCAGCGAAGTTGACGCCGTTCTCAATCGCCATTCCGGCCTGCTTGGGATTTCTGGGCTCACCAATGATATGCGGGAATTGCTGGACGAAGAACGCGAAAACAATGATCGCCGGGCCCGGCTGGCAATTGAGATCTTCTGTTATCGAGTTCGGAAATACATCGGAAGCTATCTGGTTGCGATGGGAGGCGCTGATGCAATTGTCTTTACCGGAGGGATTGGGGAAAATTCGGCGGATATCCGCAACCGCATTTGCACCGGGCTGGATTTTGTCGGCCTCACGCTTGATCCCAAACTGAATGCCACAATCATTGGCGGTGCCGAAGGTCGGATTTCATCGGAAAATGCGCGACTTGCGGCCTATGTCATTCCAACCAACGAAGAACTATTGATCGCCCGTGATACAGTGCGATGCATTACAGCCAAATGA
- a CDS encoding GAF domain-containing protein, translated as MPLRLVSIGCVLLLSLMAGIGLTSSSKSGRGVPPGTKRTQLISPLPTHQKSPDQNSAVEQSRSRLLGLPFSPRPVFYNYTDRDGLPQNSIMSLAVDRKGYLWAGTQDGAAYYNGRTWTLVNMPNRTVSNYVRAVLAASDGSLWFGTNAGGLSQLSNGVWKTIDTGTGLPNSQVRCLLETSRNGKPVIWAGTREGLVSFENGQPTFHSKSTGLPHNTILTLTEITLSTGQKTICVGTSGGLAWLEANGTWTTVNDASGLPHNTVSKIVETTDSTGKKVLWVATSGGLARFQENHWSVFTTSDGLPSNTIRTLLETVSPEGTRSLWIGTSGSGAACLKDNSWQTFDTRSGFPSNVVVCFLETVSPEGIHTLWIGTDGGGLCRVTNNQWQVLDDRSGLPDNNVFSVLVSPGKSGGSDSAWIGTSGGGLAHFDQGKWEVFNTQNGLPHNVVLCLLETKDTNQNPQLWAGTGGGGIACFQNGRWTAMGLESGLPHLTVYCLLETLYPDGKRTLWAGTAGGLARWENSKWVTVPFQTKATLNIVRSLYQTTLPDGTPEIWIGTAGGGLVRLVNEQFEVIDQTQGLPNNNVYCTLVVPAPDGKRWLWVGTDGGGVTRTCLDWPDRSWFGLSDTTLPALPNNVVYQIQADTQKRIYLFTNKGICRLIPRQPTSENPSQFETYTFTSEDGLPGNECNSGASFMDAAGQVWVGTVRGAAVFNPVTEISDRTPKPLYLEQLLINSEPAPTHILNRQALSKGDQDHQPELSYNENNLLFEFALLSYFRESDTRYQTQLVGFDNAPTPWTAKATREYTNLPAGRYTFQVIARDYAGNVTAPLQLSFRIKPAPWRTWWALLIYLGLLGGSIYVGYAWRIRVVKRRQEERIAYLRRLLQSTRTINSELEIDYVLQQLATEGARLVDGDPCGIGLVQNSHIVFSRVWTNGKWDSQPVSFPLGEGVTGQIVLQGKPAIIHDAQTSDQIAYPELVKRYEVRGFIGVPIVMRSGRIGGVVLVRHREGRPLFSETDVEILESLAHQAAVAIENAALHGELETKNLELEEKNETITKSVLELERLYQNELEVTRRLQELNQMKNNFMMVTSHEMRTPLTVLKGYNEALAEGTLGPLTTAQKRSLASCQRMVSRLTTSFDDILQMLKVNEGILALKLELVDLAQLTQDSIEDLASFVEKRHQTLHLTGDSRCEVTADREKLKIVLLSLIQNAIKFTYDGNVIHIQVTATDAEVQFSIKDTGIGIEHSEIQRIFDRFYTSRDATSHTSGQYEFSARGTGLGLSIAKAYIEAHQGRIWAESAGPGQGSTFHFVLPRLMSEIAK; from the coding sequence ATGCCGCTTCGACTTGTTTCCATCGGTTGTGTTTTGCTGCTCAGTTTGATGGCTGGGATTGGCCTGACATCCTCGTCAAAGTCAGGTCGAGGTGTGCCACCGGGCACCAAACGAACTCAACTGATTTCCCCGCTTCCAACCCATCAAAAGTCACCTGACCAAAATTCAGCGGTTGAACAAAGCCGCTCACGCCTTTTGGGATTACCATTTTCTCCACGGCCCGTTTTTTATAACTACACAGATCGTGACGGATTGCCGCAAAATTCCATCATGTCGCTGGCGGTTGATCGCAAAGGGTATCTCTGGGCGGGAACACAGGATGGAGCGGCCTATTACAACGGACGAACCTGGACGCTGGTCAATATGCCCAATCGGACAGTCTCAAACTACGTCCGAGCTGTCCTGGCCGCGTCGGATGGGAGTTTGTGGTTTGGGACCAATGCCGGAGGGCTGTCTCAACTTTCCAACGGCGTCTGGAAGACAATTGATACCGGGACTGGATTGCCAAATTCACAGGTTCGGTGTTTGCTCGAAACCAGTCGAAATGGAAAACCAGTCATTTGGGCTGGAACGCGGGAGGGACTGGTATCTTTTGAAAACGGTCAGCCGACCTTCCATTCAAAATCAACCGGATTGCCCCACAACACGATTTTAACCCTGACCGAAATTACCCTCAGCACCGGGCAGAAAACCATTTGCGTGGGAACGAGTGGTGGGCTGGCCTGGCTCGAAGCCAATGGAACCTGGACAACGGTCAATGACGCCTCTGGATTACCCCATAACACGGTATCCAAAATTGTCGAAACCACTGATTCAACGGGGAAAAAAGTCCTGTGGGTGGCAACCAGCGGTGGTCTGGCTCGATTTCAGGAGAATCACTGGAGTGTTTTCACAACCAGTGATGGGTTACCGTCCAACACCATTCGAACCCTGCTGGAGACAGTTTCACCTGAAGGAACCCGTTCTCTCTGGATTGGAACTTCTGGGAGCGGGGCCGCCTGTCTCAAAGACAATTCCTGGCAAACATTTGATACCCGCTCGGGATTTCCGAGCAATGTCGTGGTGTGTTTTCTCGAAACCGTTTCACCTGAGGGCATTCACACCCTGTGGATTGGGACCGATGGCGGCGGACTCTGCCGGGTAACCAACAATCAGTGGCAGGTCCTCGACGACCGATCCGGTTTGCCTGACAACAATGTGTTTTCAGTCCTGGTTTCACCTGGAAAGTCTGGTGGATCAGACTCGGCGTGGATTGGAACGTCGGGTGGAGGACTGGCCCATTTTGATCAAGGAAAGTGGGAGGTGTTCAACACCCAAAATGGACTGCCGCACAATGTCGTCTTATGCCTGCTTGAAACCAAAGACACCAATCAAAACCCTCAACTTTGGGCTGGAACTGGTGGGGGAGGGATTGCCTGTTTCCAAAATGGTCGGTGGACAGCCATGGGGTTGGAATCAGGGTTGCCACATTTAACCGTCTATTGTTTGCTTGAAACTCTGTACCCGGATGGAAAGCGAACCTTGTGGGCCGGAACGGCTGGTGGGTTGGCCCGGTGGGAGAATTCCAAATGGGTAACCGTTCCCTTTCAGACAAAAGCCACACTCAACATTGTCCGGTCGCTGTATCAAACGACGCTCCCCGATGGTACTCCTGAAATCTGGATTGGAACCGCCGGTGGCGGACTGGTTCGATTGGTCAATGAACAGTTTGAAGTCATTGATCAAACCCAGGGCTTGCCGAACAACAATGTCTATTGCACGCTGGTGGTTCCGGCACCGGATGGGAAGCGCTGGCTGTGGGTTGGCACCGATGGCGGTGGGGTGACCCGGACCTGCCTTGACTGGCCAGATCGCTCCTGGTTTGGACTTTCGGATACAACCCTTCCAGCGCTTCCCAACAATGTGGTGTATCAAATTCAGGCAGATACTCAAAAACGTATTTACCTTTTTACGAATAAAGGAATCTGCCGATTGATCCCCCGCCAACCAACCTCGGAAAATCCATCGCAGTTTGAAACCTACACGTTTACCAGTGAGGACGGGCTTCCAGGAAATGAGTGCAATAGCGGTGCTTCGTTTATGGATGCAGCCGGACAGGTTTGGGTCGGAACCGTTCGCGGGGCCGCTGTTTTTAACCCGGTCACTGAAATTTCTGATCGGACTCCGAAACCTTTGTACCTTGAACAACTTCTAATCAACAGTGAACCGGCGCCAACTCATATTCTAAACCGTCAAGCTCTGTCAAAAGGCGATCAGGATCATCAGCCAGAGTTGAGCTACAATGAAAACAATCTCCTGTTTGAGTTTGCGCTCCTGAGCTATTTTCGGGAATCAGACACCCGCTATCAAACCCAGCTTGTCGGCTTTGACAATGCACCAACTCCCTGGACCGCCAAAGCCACCCGCGAATACACCAATCTGCCCGCCGGACGATATACCTTTCAGGTCATCGCCCGCGATTATGCCGGAAATGTCACGGCGCCGCTGCAACTGTCATTTCGAATCAAACCCGCTCCCTGGCGCACGTGGTGGGCACTTTTGATCTATCTCGGGCTGTTGGGCGGAAGTATTTATGTGGGTTATGCGTGGCGGATTCGCGTGGTCAAACGCCGTCAGGAAGAACGCATTGCTTACCTGCGCCGGTTGCTACAAAGCACGCGCACCATCAATTCCGAACTGGAAATTGATTACGTGCTCCAACAACTTGCCACCGAAGGCGCCCGCCTGGTGGATGGTGATCCTTGCGGCATTGGGCTGGTTCAGAATTCACACATCGTCTTTAGCCGGGTCTGGACCAACGGAAAGTGGGACAGTCAGCCGGTTTCATTCCCGCTTGGCGAAGGTGTCACCGGCCAAATTGTGCTTCAAGGAAAGCCCGCCATCATCCACGATGCCCAAACTTCAGATCAAATTGCCTACCCGGAACTTGTGAAACGGTATGAAGTGCGCGGGTTCATTGGCGTGCCGATTGTAATGAGGTCAGGGCGAATCGGAGGCGTGGTGCTGGTTCGCCATCGCGAAGGTCGCCCGCTTTTTTCTGAAACCGATGTTGAAATCCTGGAATCCCTGGCCCATCAGGCAGCCGTGGCAATTGAAAACGCGGCGCTCCACGGCGAACTTGAAACCAAAAATCTTGAACTGGAGGAGAAAAACGAAACGATCACCAAATCAGTGCTCGAACTGGAACGGCTCTATCAAAATGAACTCGAAGTCACCCGCCGGCTCCAGGAACTCAACCAGATGAAAAACAATTTTATGATGGTGACGTCCCACGAGATGCGAACGCCGCTCACCGTGCTCAAAGGCTATAACGAAGCCCTGGCCGAAGGCACACTGGGGCCGCTGACAACGGCTCAAAAGCGTTCGCTGGCGTCGTGCCAGCGAATGGTCTCGCGGCTGACAACGAGCTTTGACGATATCCTGCAAATGTTGAAAGTGAATGAGGGAATCCTGGCGCTCAAACTGGAACTGGTTGATCTGGCTCAACTTACCCAGGATTCCATCGAAGATCTGGCTTCCTTTGTTGAAAAACGTCACCAAACACTTCACCTGACCGGAGATTCCAGGTGTGAGGTCACCGCAGATCGGGAAAAACTCAAAATTGTGTTACTGAGCCTGATTCAGAATGCCATAAAGTTTACCTATGACGGCAACGTGATCCACATTCAGGTCACCGCGACAGACGCTGAAGTTCAGTTCAGTATCAAAGACACCGGCATTGGAATTGAGCACAGCGAAATTCAACGAATTTTTGACCGCTTTTATACAAGCCGGGACGCGACTTCGCACACTTCCGGCCAGTATGAGTTTTCAGCCCGCGGGACGGGACTGGGGCTTTCAATCGCGAAAGCCTATATCGAAGCCCACCAGGGCCGAATCTGGGCCGAATCGGCTGGTCCGGGTCAGGGCAGCACCTTCCATTTTGTGCTTCCACGCCTGATGAGCGAAATAGCGAAATAG
- a CDS encoding aspartyl protease family protein, translating into MKHSLKSTLLLSGLVTVLLTLVQFPAEQPSALAETPGRASTRSVTRAIPFPAPVEFREDDSRGLQIKTWVNDRGPFIFLIDTGAGLTLISRSVAGQARVQATGKTLVLQGPGNSGPMRTEEAILQRLAIGGIDNPLPNRGRVAVTTSLPTGIDGILDPTEAFQPLGFVLDFPNRRISALDPVSDTLRNRQPPVEGAIVRWVSDPQGRRPFVQLNGKVTALLDTGGRFGLAVSSTAANRLGITVTPGRKTSTLNDINGGSFVVHRIQPATIWLDSMVLERIPTDLLENVPGDTPVLFGRDALRPFRVSFDPRSRLIEFAPAAEIED; encoded by the coding sequence ATGAAACATTCACTGAAAAGTACCTTGCTTTTGTCCGGGTTGGTAACGGTACTTTTGACCCTGGTGCAGTTTCCCGCCGAACAGCCGTCAGCCCTGGCTGAAACACCTGGCCGGGCTTCAACCAGATCAGTCACCCGCGCCATTCCTTTTCCTGCCCCGGTTGAATTTCGCGAAGATGACAGCCGGGGTCTCCAAATCAAAACCTGGGTTAATGATCGTGGGCCTTTTATTTTCTTGATTGACACGGGTGCCGGGTTGACCTTGATTTCCAGATCGGTGGCGGGTCAGGCGAGAGTTCAGGCGACCGGGAAAACACTGGTGCTTCAAGGCCCAGGAAATTCGGGGCCCATGCGAACAGAAGAAGCCATTCTTCAACGGCTGGCGATTGGGGGAATTGACAACCCGCTTCCCAATCGTGGCCGGGTAGCCGTAACCACCTCGCTGCCCACCGGGATTGATGGGATTTTGGATCCAACCGAGGCATTTCAACCGCTGGGGTTCGTTCTGGATTTCCCCAATCGTCGCATCAGTGCCCTTGATCCAGTTTCAGACACGTTGCGAAATCGTCAACCTCCAGTTGAAGGCGCCATTGTGCGCTGGGTATCAGACCCACAGGGTCGCCGGCCTTTTGTTCAACTCAATGGGAAAGTCACGGCTTTGCTTGATACTGGTGGACGGTTTGGATTGGCCGTATCATCCACAGCCGCCAACCGACTTGGCATCACGGTGACACCTGGGCGAAAAACTTCGACCTTAAACGACATCAACGGAGGTAGTTTTGTGGTCCATCGAATTCAGCCTGCCACCATCTGGCTTGATTCAATGGTTCTTGAAAGAATTCCAACCGATCTTCTGGAAAATGTTCCCGGAGATACACCCGTCCTCTTTGGACGCGATGCCCTGCGACCCTTTCGAGTCAGTTTCGACCCTCGGAGCCGACTCATTGAGTTTGCACCAGCGGCAGAAATCGAAGATTGA
- a CDS encoding thioesterase family protein — protein MTAPFRKSFLAGWGDMDFNAHMRNTSYLDRSGDVRMMYFQEHGFPMSEFARLRIGPVILRDEIEYFRELHLLDPFEVTLTLSALTSDASRFRLRNEFFRQDGKMCARVTSHGGWLDLATRKLTIPPAELIEAIRAIARSEDFAEI, from the coding sequence ATGACCGCTCCATTTCGCAAAAGTTTTCTGGCTGGCTGGGGAGACATGGACTTTAACGCTCATATGCGCAACACCTCGTATCTTGACCGTTCGGGCGACGTCCGAATGATGTACTTTCAGGAACACGGTTTTCCGATGAGCGAATTTGCCCGGTTGCGGATTGGCCCGGTGATTCTGCGTGATGAAATTGAATACTTCCGTGAACTTCATCTCCTTGATCCGTTTGAAGTTACCCTGACACTCTCGGCCCTGACATCAGATGCGTCGCGATTTCGGCTCCGGAATGAGTTTTTTCGTCAAGATGGAAAAATGTGCGCTCGGGTCACCAGCCACGGCGGGTGGCTGGATCTCGCAACCCGGAAATTGACCATTCCGCCAGCCGAATTGATTGAAGCTATTCGGGCGATTGCCCGCAGTGAAGATTTTGCCGAAATCTAG
- a CDS encoding VOC family protein, whose translation MPHFFQVTPRVPVTDLRRTIDFYTQILGFTEDVVWPEDQPTFCILARDTVSLGFFVPDGCRTDAKQGTCDLYIEVDGARELHIELKDKLTIEWGPEVYSYGRREFAFRDPDGYLIILTEETDDPPTCQVD comes from the coding sequence ATGCCACATTTTTTCCAGGTAACTCCGCGTGTTCCAGTAACGGACCTTCGGCGCACCATTGATTTTTATACCCAAATCCTTGGTTTTACTGAAGATGTTGTCTGGCCTGAAGATCAACCCACCTTCTGCATTCTCGCTCGCGATACCGTCAGTCTTGGCTTTTTTGTGCCGGATGGCTGCCGCACGGACGCCAAACAAGGCACATGTGATTTGTATATCGAAGTTGACGGCGCGCGGGAACTCCACATCGAACTCAAAGACAAACTCACGATTGAATGGGGGCCAGAGGTCTATTCCTATGGTCGCCGGGAATTTGCTTTCCGGGATCCAGACGGTTACCTGATTATCTTGACCGAAGAAACCGACGACCCCCCAACGTGTCAGGTGGACTGA
- a CDS encoding HAD family phosphatase has protein sequence MISISTVIFDYGNVLCQPQPSEMIQEMANLCDIPTLQFQAGYYQFRHQYDLGFLDGSGYWQAFGSVAGFQISESTVEKLIALDNRSWAEPNFLMLDWVARLQNVGIQTAILSNMPVDMRCELSSLCHWLPKFEVEVYSCELGIAKPDPAIFELCINHLEVVPEEALFVDDRLENIKAAQALGLHSLIFESVELLEVELAGRFHLPPVFSK, from the coding sequence ATGATCTCAATCTCAACCGTCATCTTTGATTATGGAAATGTTCTTTGCCAGCCACAACCATCTGAAATGATTCAGGAAATGGCAAATTTGTGCGACATTCCCACCCTACAGTTCCAGGCTGGCTATTACCAGTTTCGACACCAATACGACCTTGGATTCCTTGATGGAAGCGGATACTGGCAGGCTTTTGGTTCGGTAGCCGGATTTCAAATCTCAGAATCAACCGTGGAAAAACTGATTGCGCTTGATAATCGAAGCTGGGCGGAACCGAACTTTCTCATGCTTGACTGGGTTGCCCGGCTGCAAAACGTCGGGATTCAAACCGCGATTCTGTCAAATATGCCGGTTGATATGCGGTGTGAGCTTTCCAGTCTGTGTCACTGGCTGCCGAAATTTGAGGTTGAGGTCTATTCGTGTGAGTTGGGAATTGCCAAACCAGACCCGGCCATTTTTGAACTGTGTATAAACCATCTGGAGGTTGTTCCCGAAGAAGCCCTGTTTGTGGATGATCGCCTGGAAAACATCAAGGCCGCGCAGGCACTGGGCCTGCACAGCCTTATTTTTGAATCAGTTGAACTGCTGGAGGTGGAACTGGCAGGTCGGTTTCACTTACCGCCAGTCTTTTCAAAATAA